In Sporosarcina psychrophila, a genomic segment contains:
- a CDS encoding (2Fe-2S)-binding protein, with protein sequence MNSIDTTKTIIQLLVNGETHDAVIRSADTLLHTLREQLGLTGAKKACENGDCGACTVLVNGEPMHSCLSLSVEAVNEPIITIEGLLDSPVQKAFIEKWAIQCGYCTSGFIVNAHALIEKHPDAEDETIEEWLQSNLCRCTGYQEIKEAVKAALLEKKNLPSTG encoded by the coding sequence ATCAATTCCATTGATACAACAAAAACAATTATTCAACTTCTTGTGAATGGTGAAACCCATGACGCGGTCATCCGGTCTGCCGATACGCTTTTGCATACATTACGCGAGCAACTTGGCTTAACTGGTGCAAAAAAAGCATGTGAAAACGGCGATTGTGGGGCTTGTACAGTCCTTGTAAACGGGGAACCAATGCATTCATGTCTATCCTTGTCAGTTGAAGCGGTAAATGAACCAATTATAACAATCGAGGGGTTGTTGGATTCTCCGGTTCAAAAAGCATTCATTGAGAAATGGGCCATTCAATGCGGCTACTGCACGTCAGGGTTTATCGTCAATGCACATGCCCTTATTGAAAAGCATCCTGACGCTGAAGATGAGACGATTGAAGAGTGGCTTCAGTCGAATCTATGCAGGTGTACGGGCTATCAGGAGATTAAAGAAGCAGTAAAAGCGGCGTTACTTGAAAAGAAAAACCTGCCTTCGACTGGTTGA
- a CDS encoding FAD binding domain-containing protein produces the protein MIAFDFNYYKPSTIAEAIETYITATSLRKKVIYYSGGTEFITFARTNKMHADVVIDIKGIPECNICEIQGGQLIIGAAISLNKLVETNLFPLLSQTVKQIANHSSRNKITIGGNINSQLIYREGVLPFLLADAKVKIASQGEEKVVSLKKIFDRKMTLDEGTFLVQIIVDASFIDLPYLSLKRTQMTKVGYPVVTLAALLKENQIRVAFSGLCSFPFRSKKIEAIVNDDSLSERERIEQIASHLPASIVDDSHASAAYRGFVLKNLLVDTFEVLEGKK, from the coding sequence GTGATTGCATTCGATTTTAACTACTATAAGCCTTCAACCATTGCGGAAGCTATAGAGACGTATATTACAGCGACTAGTCTCCGGAAAAAAGTTATCTATTATTCAGGAGGAACAGAATTCATTACGTTCGCACGGACGAATAAAATGCATGCCGATGTGGTAATTGATATTAAAGGGATTCCTGAATGCAATATATGTGAAATCCAGGGAGGGCAGCTTATTATTGGTGCGGCGATTTCGTTAAATAAACTGGTGGAAACAAATCTGTTTCCCTTATTAAGCCAAACTGTTAAGCAAATTGCCAATCATTCTTCACGAAACAAAATTACGATAGGCGGTAATATAAATAGTCAATTGATATATCGGGAAGGCGTTTTACCATTTCTATTAGCGGATGCAAAGGTGAAGATCGCCTCACAGGGAGAAGAAAAAGTTGTTTCATTGAAAAAAATATTCGATCGAAAGATGACTTTAGATGAAGGCACATTCCTTGTTCAAATTATCGTCGATGCATCATTTATCGATTTGCCTTATCTTAGTTTGAAACGGACTCAAATGACTAAAGTGGGTTATCCTGTCGTCACTTTGGCGGCTTTGTTGAAAGAGAACCAAATCCGAGTCGCTTTTAGCGGGTTGTGTAGTTTTCCATTTCGTTCAAAGAAGATAGAAGCGATTGTTAATGATGATTCATTATCTGAGAGGGAGAGAATAGAACAAATAGCCTCTCATCTTCCAGCATCAATTGTGGATGACTCGCATGCATCCGCAGCTTACCGTGGATTCGTGTTAAAAAACCTGTTAGTAGATACGTTTGAAGTTTTGGAGGGGAAAAAGTGA
- a CDS encoding LysM peptidoglycan-binding domain-containing protein encodes MQIHVVHPGETLWLIAQRYGVTVTQIVTANQLESPSKLVSGLALVVPTPTQTHTVQPGENLTQIAQRYGTTVEEISKINQIQNPNMILSETILTIPAHKPVIDVNAYTINTGETGAREIQEVGQYLTYWMPFVYTIREDGGLSTIDDTAMLQSAAAERVVPVMAITNFSATAAGSSLAHSVLASTDIQDVLLTNILKVMKEKGYQGLNIDFENVLPADRENYNQFLQRAVDRLHPEGYSVSTALAPKISDEQKGLLYEAHDYAEHGRIVDFVVLMTYEWGYRLGPPQAISPLNEIKRVLDYAVTVIPRNKILFGFQIYARDWLLPHVQGQEAETFSQQEAIRRAIQYGVVIQYDPIAQSPFYRYTDAEGRNHEVWFEDARSAQAKFDVVKDYNLRGISYWVLGYPFPQNWLLLEDNFTIRKIR; translated from the coding sequence ATGCAAATTCATGTAGTACATCCAGGGGAAACATTATGGTTGATTGCACAACGTTACGGCGTCACCGTAACTCAAATCGTGACAGCCAACCAGTTGGAAAGTCCAAGCAAACTAGTAAGTGGGCTGGCTCTAGTCGTTCCAACACCTACTCAGACACATACTGTACAACCTGGTGAGAATTTAACACAAATTGCACAGCGTTATGGTACAACTGTCGAAGAAATTAGTAAGATAAATCAAATTCAAAATCCCAATATGATTTTATCCGAAACTATTTTAACCATCCCCGCCCATAAACCAGTTATTGATGTGAATGCCTACACAATCAATACTGGGGAAACAGGCGCTAGGGAAATTCAAGAAGTAGGCCAATATTTAACCTATTGGATGCCTTTTGTTTATACGATTCGTGAAGATGGTGGGCTAAGTACCATCGACGATACCGCTATGCTTCAATCTGCCGCTGCCGAAAGAGTTGTTCCTGTGATGGCCATTACAAATTTCAGTGCCACGGCCGCTGGATCTAGTCTGGCGCATTCAGTCCTTGCAAGTACTGATATCCAGGATGTTTTATTAACAAATATTTTAAAAGTCATGAAAGAAAAAGGCTATCAAGGATTAAATATTGACTTTGAAAATGTGTTGCCGGCCGACCGTGAAAACTATAACCAATTTTTGCAGCGTGCAGTGGATCGCTTGCATCCGGAAGGTTATTCCGTCTCAACAGCCCTTGCTCCAAAGATTAGCGATGAGCAAAAAGGGTTGTTATATGAAGCACATGATTACGCAGAACACGGAAGAATTGTCGATTTCGTCGTATTGATGACCTATGAATGGGGTTATCGATTAGGTCCTCCGCAGGCAATTTCACCGCTAAATGAAATAAAAAGGGTGCTGGATTACGCGGTTACCGTAATACCAAGAAACAAAATCTTATTTGGTTTTCAAATCTATGCGCGCGACTGGTTACTTCCTCATGTACAAGGACAAGAGGCAGAAACATTTAGCCAACAGGAAGCAATTCGCCGGGCTATTCAATATGGGGTGGTCATTCAATATGACCCAATAGCGCAGTCACCATTTTATCGCTACACGGATGCAGAGGGGCGTAACCACGAAGTCTGGTTCGAAGATGCCCGCAGTGCACAGGCAAAGTTTGATGTGGTAAAAGACTATAATTTACGCGGAATTAGTTACTGGGTTCTTGGTTACCCATTCCCACAAAATTGGTTGTTACTGGAAGACAACTTTACTATCCGAAAAATACGCTAG
- a CDS encoding YIEGIA family protein: MDNYLLPVVVGIVFGFVARTLLLRTDFRQYPTYPTGRIIHLSFGFIAAFIGAVAIPAVLESDWTAVTFLGLAATQFREVRKMERESLQNIDNFELVERGTPFIEGMAQAFESRNYLVMFTALITTLCAVFSFWLGIIGGIVMLVMVKFNMSGQLLNAIADVTEAEIRFEGPTLFVGDILIKNVGLEDTRKIITEKAVGAIIIPKNQNSIVTLSFLGQRQAMLHHVATVLGSYLDSGEPALIPLTKRDMEDGRIALFFLPREKDFHQIKAVLDNVPVLDSAIRMPKEADKGK; this comes from the coding sequence TTGGATAACTATTTACTTCCGGTCGTAGTCGGAATTGTTTTTGGATTTGTGGCACGAACACTCTTGTTACGTACTGATTTTCGGCAATACCCAACGTATCCGACAGGGCGAATCATTCACCTTTCCTTTGGTTTCATTGCGGCATTCATCGGTGCCGTAGCGATTCCAGCAGTGTTGGAATCTGATTGGACTGCCGTGACATTCCTTGGTCTTGCTGCTACACAGTTTCGTGAAGTTCGGAAGATGGAAAGGGAGTCACTTCAAAATATCGATAACTTCGAACTTGTAGAGCGTGGGACGCCATTTATTGAGGGGATGGCACAAGCGTTTGAAAGTCGGAATTATTTAGTGATGTTCACGGCTCTTATCACAACATTGTGTGCTGTGTTTTCCTTCTGGTTGGGAATTATCGGTGGGATTGTCATGCTAGTCATGGTGAAGTTCAATATGTCAGGACAGTTATTGAATGCAATCGCGGATGTTACAGAAGCAGAGATTCGTTTTGAAGGTCCGACGCTTTTTGTGGGTGATATCCTTATTAAAAATGTAGGACTGGAAGATACAAGAAAAATAATTACCGAAAAGGCAGTTGGTGCAATTATCATCCCGAAAAATCAAAACAGTATTGTCACTTTGTCCTTCCTAGGGCAGCGACAAGCAATGTTGCATCATGTTGCTACTGTACTGGGCAGTTATCTAGATTCCGGTGAACCGGCATTGATTCCACTTACGAAAAGAGATATGGAGGACGGGCGAATCGCATTGTTCTTTTTGCCGCGGGAAAAAGATTTCCATCAAATCAAGGCCGTATTAGACAATGTCCCCGTATTGGATAGTGCAATCCGGATGCCTAAAGAAGCGGATAAAGGAAAATAG
- a CDS encoding capping complex subunit for YIEGIA, protein MENQHAEIVAIITIKPESLQGGGAPVFIVKDQKELQKISMTLEKIMDASAHEVDTDTLVIVAR, encoded by the coding sequence TTGGAAAATCAGCATGCAGAGATTGTCGCTATCATCACGATAAAACCAGAATCACTACAGGGCGGCGGCGCGCCTGTTTTCATTGTGAAAGATCAAAAGGAATTACAGAAAATCAGCATGACACTAGAGAAGATAATGGATGCTTCAGCGCATGAAGTTGACACGGATACACTTGTTATTGTTGCACGTTAA
- a CDS encoding XdhC family protein yields MQSIQQMIEIVLIDTQPVVLAMIIQVEGSAYRKEGTWMLIQEDGTHTGIISGGCLESDLHNRAIEMFNTGKAEIVHYDLSAKDDLGWGRGAGCNGVVSIFVRDIDNDFRHFLTLMHKQFLAMEPVLFIQSISEFDNYAFLNESKNCLDHWQSEIPFELDAFTPFQNKVGQKSKDDEDEMMYFQLIWPQPALYIIGAGVDARPLARLAGNVGYAVHLLDSRSALCNEIHFPTAVSFQVGDTEKLIDNISLSPLDSVVIMTHDFQLDAKLMHRLRDHQLLYLGILGSKKRTERLLGEEIPNWIHSPIGLSIGADGPEEIAVSIVAELIAVRRGGIS; encoded by the coding sequence TTGCAATCGATTCAGCAAATGATTGAAATTGTTTTGATTGATACCCAACCCGTTGTACTTGCGATGATTATTCAGGTGGAAGGATCAGCTTACCGGAAAGAAGGTACTTGGATGCTCATTCAAGAGGATGGTACACATACAGGTATCATCAGCGGTGGTTGTCTTGAAAGTGATTTACATAATCGTGCCATAGAAATGTTTAATACAGGAAAAGCAGAAATTGTTCACTATGACTTAAGTGCTAAAGATGACCTTGGTTGGGGGCGTGGTGCGGGATGCAATGGAGTTGTCTCAATATTTGTGCGCGATATCGATAATGATTTCCGGCACTTTCTAACCTTAATGCACAAACAGTTCTTGGCCATGGAACCCGTTTTATTTATCCAATCAATAAGTGAGTTTGACAACTATGCATTTTTAAATGAAAGCAAAAACTGCCTCGACCACTGGCAAAGTGAAATCCCCTTCGAACTAGATGCCTTCACTCCGTTTCAAAACAAAGTAGGACAAAAAAGTAAGGACGACGAAGACGAAATGATGTATTTTCAACTTATATGGCCTCAACCTGCCCTTTATATAATCGGTGCAGGCGTTGATGCACGGCCGCTTGCACGACTTGCTGGAAACGTTGGGTATGCGGTTCATCTGCTTGATTCTCGGAGTGCACTTTGTAATGAAATTCATTTTCCTACTGCAGTATCTTTTCAGGTTGGCGACACCGAGAAACTAATTGACAATATCTCTTTAAGTCCACTCGATTCAGTTGTCATTATGACGCATGATTTCCAGTTGGATGCGAAACTAATGCATAGACTCCGCGACCATCAATTATTGTACCTTGGTATTTTAGGGTCAAAAAAACGAACTGAACGTTTACTAGGCGAAGAAATTCCCAATTGGATTCATTCACCTATAGGGCTTTCTATTGGTGCAGATGGACCTGAGGAAATTGCTGTTAGTATTGTAGCAGAACTTATAGCAGTTAGACGCGGGGGAATTTCATGA
- a CDS encoding nucleotidyltransferase family protein, with the protein MKIAGIYLAAGNSSRMGSNKLALPVGTMTVGSLALETALKSSLDKVYIITKDKDDADWLPAEMKLDAKCSFIKCPTAHHGQSESLRYGIQQAQTDRMDAIIVILADQPFITVQMLEEMIACTKNNQMCRFVATTYEQTIMPPVLFSSSMYNELMELRGDKGAKAILQGDFLQKGKLLPCADKRLVFDVDTEADYEALQLIEKTK; encoded by the coding sequence ATGAAAATCGCAGGTATTTATCTTGCCGCTGGAAACAGCAGCCGTATGGGGAGTAATAAATTAGCACTACCTGTTGGAACCATGACAGTAGGTAGCTTAGCGCTTGAAACAGCTTTGAAATCATCGCTCGATAAAGTCTATATCATTACAAAGGATAAGGACGATGCAGATTGGCTTCCCGCTGAAATGAAACTAGATGCGAAATGTTCATTCATAAAATGTCCAACTGCACATCATGGCCAATCCGAATCATTGCGCTACGGCATTCAACAGGCACAAACTGATCGCATGGATGCCATCATCGTCATATTGGCGGATCAACCTTTTATCACCGTCCAAATGCTCGAAGAAATGATTGCTTGCACGAAGAACAACCAGATGTGCAGATTCGTCGCTACCACATATGAACAGACAATCATGCCGCCTGTCCTTTTTTCGTCTTCCATGTACAACGAACTGATGGAGTTACGTGGAGATAAAGGAGCAAAAGCAATTTTACAAGGTGATTTTCTCCAAAAGGGAAAGCTATTACCCTGTGCTGATAAGAGGCTAGTATTCGATGTCGATACAGAGGCTGATTACGAAGCACTCCAATTAATAGAAAAAACGAAATGA
- a CDS encoding xanthine dehydrogenase family protein molybdopterin-binding subunit → MTNKIWTTVGKSEQRIDVVEKSTGKVRYVGDYSVPGLMHAKLVKSTQAHALIKSIDTTEAWKMPGVRAIVTGEVFPFHIGPILADRPPLAFGKVRYYGEPIAIVVADSEHQGKLAANKVKVEYETLPVVNSVQQAFQADAPLVHDNSGDYTKIIDNVYPVPGTNIGSHIKIRKGDIGPIWANCAETISASYSFNLSDHAAMETRSTRVEINPDGKVIIHSCSQSPYMIKKVFNQFFNIEVGNVIVHIPLIGGAFGGKGAIQLEPLAYLASKAVGGKMVKLQYEREEDMITAPCHIGLDATIKLGVTKEGKLMAGQYTFLVDSGAYTDHGAGITQAIALDCTGPYNVPNVWCDSYCMYTNHPFATSYRGYGHPELTFAVERTMDILAKQLNMDPIELRILNVIKPGDTTPTQTVLTTNNIGDTEKCIIRVKELIGWDEGQRIAVGENLVRAKGISLFWKTSKTATNAQAGAVITLEPDGAVNLNCAAIELGQGTKTTLAQILAEKLNMPMDKIHVIMEVNTQYDPHQWSTVASSTTFLAGRAVLAAAESAIKQMKKTASIVLQCSEEDLEVGGGRVYLVPDPAYGVEIKDIALGYTLPSGHAVGAQIIGTGSYIQRHLTPMDKETGFGKPGSWWSVGSQAVEVELDERNFTYKILKAVTVLDGGTIINPMMATQQMRGGMYLGLSFASSESFHFDGNGVVENADLRTYHMLRYGEQPVEYLVDFIETPFADGPYGARGIGEHGVIGMAPALANGLSEAAQVELNELPLIPELIWKTKKESGQ, encoded by the coding sequence ATGACGAATAAAATATGGACAACGGTTGGCAAGTCTGAACAACGAATTGATGTGGTAGAAAAATCGACGGGCAAAGTTAGATATGTTGGGGATTATTCGGTACCTGGCCTAATGCACGCGAAACTTGTGAAAAGCACTCAAGCACATGCCTTGATCAAATCCATTGACACGACTGAAGCGTGGAAAATGCCTGGCGTGCGTGCAATCGTGACAGGAGAGGTTTTCCCATTTCATATTGGCCCGATTCTTGCAGACCGCCCACCATTGGCATTCGGCAAGGTGCGGTATTATGGGGAGCCGATAGCAATTGTTGTGGCGGATTCTGAACATCAAGGAAAACTGGCGGCAAACAAGGTAAAAGTAGAATACGAAACGCTCCCCGTCGTGAATTCAGTCCAGCAGGCATTCCAAGCTGACGCACCATTAGTACATGACAATTCCGGAGACTATACAAAAATAATCGATAACGTCTATCCTGTTCCTGGTACAAATATCGGCAGTCACATTAAAATCCGTAAAGGAGATATCGGACCTATCTGGGCGAATTGTGCAGAAACGATATCGGCTTCTTATTCATTCAACCTTTCCGATCATGCCGCGATGGAAACACGAAGTACCCGGGTGGAGATCAATCCGGACGGGAAAGTGATTATCCATTCCTGTTCTCAATCCCCTTATATGATTAAAAAGGTATTTAATCAGTTTTTTAATATTGAAGTAGGCAATGTTATCGTCCACATCCCGTTGATTGGTGGTGCTTTCGGTGGAAAAGGAGCTATTCAATTAGAGCCACTTGCTTATTTGGCATCGAAAGCTGTCGGTGGGAAAATGGTCAAGCTACAGTATGAGCGGGAAGAGGATATGATAACCGCCCCGTGTCATATCGGACTTGATGCAACGATAAAACTGGGTGTGACGAAAGAAGGGAAATTGATGGCGGGGCAGTATACCTTCCTCGTTGATTCAGGTGCTTATACAGACCATGGGGCGGGTATAACGCAGGCGATTGCACTCGATTGCACGGGGCCATATAATGTTCCAAATGTATGGTGTGACTCCTACTGCATGTATACGAATCATCCGTTCGCAACGTCATACCGAGGCTATGGGCATCCCGAGCTGACTTTTGCTGTTGAGAGAACGATGGACATATTAGCTAAGCAATTGAATATGGATCCGATTGAATTACGAATATTGAATGTGATTAAACCCGGAGACACAACACCTACCCAAACAGTACTCACTACAAATAATATAGGGGATACTGAAAAATGTATTATTCGAGTAAAAGAATTGATTGGCTGGGATGAAGGGCAAAGAATCGCAGTTGGTGAAAATTTAGTGCGCGCAAAGGGAATCAGTTTGTTTTGGAAAACGTCGAAGACTGCGACGAATGCCCAAGCAGGAGCAGTTATCACATTAGAACCAGATGGAGCTGTGAATTTAAACTGTGCTGCGATTGAGCTTGGACAAGGAACGAAAACCACCCTTGCACAGATTCTTGCTGAAAAGTTGAATATGCCGATGGATAAAATTCACGTGATCATGGAAGTGAATACACAGTATGATCCACATCAATGGAGCACCGTAGCGAGCAGCACGACATTCTTGGCGGGACGTGCAGTACTAGCTGCCGCTGAAAGTGCAATTAAGCAAATGAAAAAAACGGCTTCCATCGTATTGCAATGTTCTGAAGAGGATTTGGAAGTGGGAGGCGGACGCGTCTATTTAGTACCTGACCCCGCTTACGGAGTCGAAATAAAGGACATTGCTTTAGGTTACACATTACCTAGCGGCCATGCGGTAGGCGCGCAGATTATAGGAACTGGTTCTTATATTCAGCGCCATTTGACACCGATGGATAAGGAGACTGGTTTCGGGAAACCGGGGTCATGGTGGTCTGTCGGTTCACAGGCGGTAGAAGTCGAATTGGATGAACGTAATTTCACGTACAAAATTCTTAAAGCTGTCACGGTGCTTGACGGCGGTACCATTATTAATCCCATGATGGCGACGCAGCAAATGCGGGGCGGCATGTATTTAGGGTTAAGTTTTGCTAGCAGTGAATCGTTTCATTTTGATGGAAATGGGGTAGTAGAAAACGCGGATCTGCGCACTTATCATATGCTTCGTTACGGGGAACAGCCGGTAGAGTATTTGGTCGATTTTATCGAAACACCATTTGCGGACGGACCGTATGGTGCACGGGGAATCGGGGAACACGGAGTAATCGGTATGGCACCGGCGTTAGCGAATGGACTTTCCGAGGCTGCGCAAGTTGAATTGAACGAACTACCGCTCATTCCAGAATTAATATGGAAAACAAAGAAGGAGAGCGGACAGTGA